From the Solanum stenotomum isolate F172 chromosome 4, ASM1918654v1, whole genome shotgun sequence genome, one window contains:
- the LOC125861400 gene encoding uncharacterized protein LOC125861400, whose amino-acid sequence MVAPLNLEEGQSSTRPPRFNVQFYSWWKTSMHDCLMAEDNELWDIVLDGPFIPTTAVKDGEITKAVPNTCQQYNEVDRKKIEKSYRAKKLLVCGIAHEGTEQVKESKVDMLTTKYENFTMKERETIHEMYTRFSSITNELRCLGEPIHSSKQVRKILRVLPKSWASKVDAITEAKDLKVLTMDTLIGNIQTHEMNRNQDPSRKEVKKDRSLALKISPSDVSSEEEDMAYLSKRFQKIVGYFIRDCSMLKAETKEHQRSGGENDRRRDLVPEKNARKPAVEYVVNKALIVWGDSSSESEESECPDDASMMVVKDDENVSDGLFALMAKSDSEEDKQKVTLLDLKQNLNTYFVRMLRNLADVLIDSVIKLTAEKDSMNNSLDKFSEEKTALTVHKSVIEEQLTVLDIENLELKEQLGIMNEKSGK is encoded by the exons ATGGTTGCTCCACTGAACCTAGAAGAAGGACAATCATCAACAAGACCACCTCGTTTCAATGTCCAGTTCTATAGCTGGTGGAAAACAAGTATGCACGACTGTCTAATGGCTGAAGACAACGAGTTGTGGGATATAGTGCTGGATGGACCCTTCATCCCTACAACTGCAGTAAAAGATGGCGAAATTACAAAGGCCGTTCCAAACACTTGCCAACAGTACAACGAGGTGGACAGAAAGAAGATCGAGAAAAGCTACAGAGCTAAGAAGCTGCTAGTGTGTGGAATAG CTCACGAAGGCACAGAGCAGGTGAAGGAATCAAAAGTGGATATGTTGACCACCAAATATGAGAACTTCACAATGAAGGAGAGGGAAACTATTCACGAAATGTATACGAGATTCTCCTCCATAACCAACGAGTTACGATGTTTGGGAGAACCTATTCATTCTAGTAAGCAGGTCAGGAAGATTCTTCGAGTACTTCCCAAGTCATGGGCAAGCAAAGTGGATGCCATTACTGAGGCAAAGGACCTAAAGGTTCTAACGATGGACACTCTGATTGGTAATATTCAGACTCATGAAATGAATAGAAACCAAGACCCTTCAAGGAAGGAGGTAAAGAAAGATAGGTCCCTAGCTCTCAAAATCTCTCCAAGTGACGTCTCCAGTGAAGAGGAAGACATGGCTTATCTCAGCAAgagatttcaaaaaatt GTGGGATACTTCATAAGAGATTGTTCGATGCTCAAAGCTGAAACCAAAGAGCATCAAAGATCCGGAGGTGAAAATGATAGAAGGAGGGACCTAGTACCTGAAAAGAATGCAAGAAAACCTGCAGTTGAATATGTGGTTAACAAAGCTTTGATTGTGTGGGGTGATTCATCAAGTGAGTCAGAAGAATCAGAATGTCCAGATGATGCATCCATGATGGTTGTTAAAGATGATGAGAATGTGTCTGATGGCTTGTTCGCTCTTATGGCCAAATCTGATAGCGAGGAAGACAAACAAAAGGTAACACTTCTTGACCTTAAACAAAACTTGAATACTTACTTTGTTAGAATGTTGAGAAATCTAGCTGATGTCCTGATCGATTCTGTTATAAAGTTAACTGCTGAAAAGGACTCTATGAACAATAGTCTCGATAAGTTTAGTGAAGAAAAGACAGCTCTGACTGTCCATAAGTCTGTTATTGAGGAACAATTGACTGTTCTAGATATTGAAAATCTAGAACTTAAGGAACAATTGGGTATTATGAATGAGAAATCCGGCAAATGA